Proteins encoded within one genomic window of Salipaludibacillus agaradhaerens:
- the queA gene encoding tRNA preQ1(34) S-adenosylmethionine ribosyltransferase-isomerase QueA: MNVSQFDYHLPEELIAQTPLKNRESSRLLILNKQSGDIAHKHFPDLLTFLEKGDTLVLNNTKVIPARLFGVKKETGAKIELLLLKEEENHQWEVLVKPAKRVKEGTVLTFGGDLLTGKCVEELPEGRRKIAFSFSGIFHEILDKLGEMPLPPYIQEQLEEKDRYQTVYAEHRGSAAAPTAGLHFTESLLSKVKEKGVNVAYITLHVGLGTFRPVSVNSIEEHHMHAEYYEMTEDTAALLNETKEQGKKIIAVGTTSARTLETVARDHHGRLVASSGWTDIFIYPGFTFQAIDGLLTNFHLPKSTLVMLVSAFAGRDHILNAYREAVTAKYRFFSFGDAMLLI; the protein is encoded by the coding sequence ATGAATGTTTCACAATTCGATTATCATTTACCAGAAGAACTAATTGCACAAACACCGTTAAAAAACAGAGAAAGTTCTCGCTTATTAATATTGAATAAGCAATCTGGTGACATAGCGCATAAACATTTCCCAGATCTTCTCACCTTTTTAGAGAAAGGTGATACATTGGTTTTGAACAATACGAAAGTGATTCCCGCAAGGTTATTTGGCGTAAAGAAAGAAACAGGAGCAAAGATCGAACTACTCCTTTTAAAAGAGGAGGAAAACCATCAATGGGAAGTGCTAGTAAAGCCTGCTAAAAGAGTGAAAGAGGGAACAGTCCTTACTTTTGGAGGTGACCTTCTCACCGGTAAATGTGTGGAAGAGCTACCGGAAGGCAGAAGGAAAATTGCGTTTTCATTTTCGGGTATTTTTCATGAAATTTTAGATAAGCTAGGTGAAATGCCCTTGCCTCCTTATATACAAGAGCAATTGGAGGAAAAAGACCGTTACCAGACAGTTTATGCAGAGCATAGAGGGTCAGCAGCAGCCCCGACAGCTGGTCTGCACTTCACTGAATCATTATTAAGTAAGGTGAAAGAAAAAGGTGTTAATGTCGCTTATATTACGCTACATGTTGGTCTTGGGACGTTTCGCCCTGTATCTGTCAATTCAATTGAAGAGCATCACATGCATGCTGAGTATTATGAAATGACAGAAGATACAGCAGCGTTATTAAATGAGACGAAGGAACAAGGTAAGAAAATAATAGCAGTTGGAACGACATCAGCACGCACACTTGAAACAGTAGCGAGGGATCATCATGGTCGATTAGTTGCATCCAGCGGTTGGACTGATATTTTCATTTACCCTGGTTTTACATTTCAAGCGATTGATGGCCTTCTAACTAATTTTCACTTGCCGAAATCCACATTAGTCATGCTAGTAAGCGCCTTTGCAGGAAGAGACCATATTTTAAATGCTTATCGAGAAGCGGTGACTGCCAAGTATCGTTTTTTTAGCTTTGGCGATGCAATGCTTCTTATTTAG
- a CDS encoding DUF2905 domain-containing protein, giving the protein MNQFPKLLILIGLVLIVAGLIWQVGGRFISLGKLPGDIVIRRENATFYFPIMTSIIISIVISIVLYLFGRFR; this is encoded by the coding sequence GTGAACCAATTTCCTAAACTTCTTATTTTGATCGGTCTTGTTCTTATTGTTGCTGGATTAATTTGGCAAGTGGGTGGTCGGTTTATATCCTTAGGAAAACTTCCTGGAGACATTGTTATCCGACGGGAAAATGCTACTTTTTATTTTCCTATTATGACGTCAATTATAATTAGTATCGTTATCTCCATCGTTTTATATTTGTTTGGAAGATTTCGTTAG
- the ruvB gene encoding Holliday junction branch migration DNA helicase RuvB, whose amino-acid sequence MEERIVSGDSQGYEEWEERSLRPQSLSQYIGQQSVKDNLKVFIEAAKMREECLDHVLLYGPPGLGKTTLSLIIANEMGVNLRTTSGPAIERPGDLAAVLTGLEPGDVLFIDEIHRLNRSVEEVLYPAMEDYFLDIVIGKGPSARSVRLDLPPFTLVGATTRAGMLSAPLRDRFGVVSRLEYYTAEELQEIVERTADVLEVKMDKQAAEEVAKRSRGTPRIANRILKRVRDFAQVRGDGTINYAITDEALKLLQVDKLGLDHIDHKLLINIIEKFRGGPVGLDTIAATIGEESHTIEDVYEPYLMQIGFLQRTPRGRMVTSSVYNHFNLEVPGK is encoded by the coding sequence ATGGAAGAACGTATTGTCAGCGGGGACTCGCAAGGATACGAAGAATGGGAAGAGCGAAGTTTGAGGCCACAGTCGCTGTCGCAATATATTGGTCAGCAATCAGTGAAAGATAATTTAAAGGTGTTTATTGAAGCGGCGAAAATGCGTGAAGAATGTCTTGATCATGTATTATTATATGGCCCCCCTGGTTTAGGGAAAACAACTTTGTCACTTATTATTGCAAACGAAATGGGAGTAAACTTACGGACAACGTCTGGTCCAGCCATTGAACGTCCAGGAGATTTGGCTGCTGTTTTAACAGGCTTAGAGCCAGGAGATGTTTTATTTATTGATGAAATCCATCGGCTAAATCGTTCTGTAGAGGAAGTCCTTTATCCAGCCATGGAGGATTATTTTCTTGATATTGTTATTGGGAAAGGCCCATCAGCTCGATCAGTGCGTCTTGATTTACCTCCGTTTACCCTTGTAGGGGCCACAACTCGTGCAGGTATGTTATCAGCCCCCTTACGTGATCGATTTGGGGTGGTGAGCCGGTTGGAGTATTACACGGCAGAAGAACTGCAAGAAATTGTTGAAAGAACTGCTGATGTATTAGAGGTTAAAATGGATAAGCAAGCGGCAGAGGAAGTCGCAAAACGATCACGGGGAACACCGCGAATTGCTAATCGTATTCTTAAAAGAGTGAGAGATTTCGCTCAAGTAAGAGGAGATGGCACGATTAATTATGCTATAACAGATGAAGCCCTTAAACTGTTACAAGTAGATAAATTAGGTCTTGACCATATTGATCATAAACTATTAATAAATATTATTGAAAAATTTAGAGGGGGACCAGTGGGACTCGATACAATTGCTGCTACAATTGGTGAAGAATCTCACACGATTGAAGATGTCTATGAGCCATACTTGATGCAGATCGGTTTTTTACAGCGGACACCGAGGGGGCGTATGGTAACGTCTTCTGTTTATAACCATTTTAATTTGGAGGTGCCGGGAAAGTGA
- the ruvA gene encoding Holliday junction branch migration protein RuvA produces MIECLTGKVINIEPETVVVDVNGVGYLVYCGNPYKFGEWMDNSITIYTYQHVREDAIRLYGFFHREERRLFEKLLQVSGIGPKGALAIVAAEQPELVIQAIENEDESFLVKFPGVGKKTARQMILDLKGKVAELVPSLTETSEHVSDVVNRHTTSSLSKELDEALEALRALGYVEREIKKVQPILEKQELTTDEYIKLALKEMLKS; encoded by the coding sequence GTGATTGAATGTTTAACTGGAAAAGTTATAAATATTGAGCCAGAAACGGTTGTCGTAGATGTCAATGGGGTTGGCTATTTAGTGTACTGTGGCAATCCTTACAAATTTGGTGAATGGATGGACAATAGTATCACAATATATACGTATCAGCATGTCAGAGAAGATGCGATACGCTTGTATGGTTTTTTTCATCGAGAGGAAAGAAGGTTATTTGAAAAATTACTGCAAGTATCAGGAATAGGGCCAAAAGGGGCGCTCGCTATTGTGGCTGCAGAACAGCCTGAACTCGTAATTCAAGCGATAGAAAATGAAGATGAATCCTTTTTAGTGAAGTTTCCTGGAGTCGGAAAAAAAACAGCAAGACAAATGATTTTAGACCTTAAAGGAAAAGTAGCTGAACTTGTTCCGTCACTAACTGAAACGAGCGAACACGTAAGCGATGTGGTGAATCGACATACGACATCATCACTTTCTAAAGAGTTGGACGAGGCTCTTGAAGCATTACGTGCTTTAGGGTATGTGGAACGAGAAATTAAAAAGGTACAACCGATATTGGAGAAACAGGAGCTTACAACAGATGAGTACATAAAATTAGCTTTGAAAGAGATGCTAAAAAGCTAA
- a CDS encoding BofC C-terminal domain-containing protein, producing MLLLGTRRGDENVYKLKKRTYVSFVCCLIIVCTLITLSHEAHAEKTPVAGGPREVEVILQRVYLDGEVSEEEVVETIWSMEDFWSYYEDWEVIDLNEHQIIFKKEVNDISPLMKMHGYFGMAEDGTLSIYNGKPSEKDVIQSFFQINTSELKSHLHDSLIEGIPVSTKDQYFQVLKLYEEYAINEM from the coding sequence ATGCTACTACTAGGAACACGGCGTGGGGACGAAAACGTTTATAAATTAAAAAAAAGAACTTATGTTTCATTCGTTTGTTGTTTAATAATCGTATGCACTTTAATAACCTTAAGCCATGAAGCTCATGCTGAAAAAACGCCGGTGGCAGGTGGACCTCGGGAGGTTGAAGTAATTCTCCAAAGAGTGTATCTTGATGGTGAAGTAAGTGAAGAAGAGGTAGTAGAGACTATCTGGTCAATGGAAGATTTCTGGTCTTACTATGAAGATTGGGAAGTTATTGATTTAAATGAGCACCAAATCATTTTCAAAAAAGAAGTTAATGATATTTCACCGTTAATGAAAATGCATGGTTATTTTGGTATGGCAGAAGACGGTACGTTAAGTATTTATAATGGTAAACCATCAGAAAAAGACGTTATTCAGTCGTTCTTTCAAATAAATACATCAGAATTAAAAAGTCATTTACACGACTCACTAATAGAGGGTATCCCTGTCTCAACAAAGGATCAATATTTTCAGGTCTTAAAACTTTACGAAGAATATGCCATTAATGAGATGTAA
- a CDS encoding YebC/PmpR family DNA-binding transcriptional regulator produces MAGHSKWSNIKHRKGRQDAKKGKIFTKLSKEIFQAVRDGGSDPTTNTNLRLAIEKAKQANMPNDNIERTMNKALGNLEGVTYEEIIYEGYAPHGVAIYVQALTDNKNRTAAEVRLAFNKNNGNLGESGCVAFMFARKGCLVFEKARELDEEIVLLEAIEAGAEDVKIGTDAFEVITAPEDFEHVKQLLPNAIDSKPIFAEVTMLPSTTTTVNDEQAADIIQLIETLEDNDDVQNVYHNLEITN; encoded by the coding sequence ATGGCAGGACATTCAAAATGGAGTAATATTAAGCATCGTAAAGGCCGACAAGATGCAAAAAAAGGAAAGATATTCACGAAGCTTTCTAAAGAGATTTTCCAAGCTGTTAGAGATGGTGGAAGTGATCCCACAACTAACACAAATTTACGGCTGGCTATTGAGAAAGCGAAGCAAGCCAATATGCCAAACGATAATATTGAACGGACAATGAATAAAGCATTAGGTAATTTAGAAGGTGTCACTTATGAGGAAATAATTTATGAAGGTTATGCGCCTCATGGTGTAGCGATATATGTTCAAGCATTAACAGATAATAAAAACCGGACAGCTGCAGAAGTTCGATTAGCTTTTAATAAAAACAACGGTAACCTTGGAGAAAGTGGATGTGTCGCTTTTATGTTTGCTCGAAAAGGATGCCTTGTATTTGAAAAAGCCCGAGAGCTAGATGAAGAAATTGTCTTGCTTGAAGCGATTGAGGCTGGGGCGGAAGATGTCAAAATTGGAACTGACGCTTTTGAAGTTATCACGGCTCCAGAAGATTTTGAGCACGTAAAGCAGTTATTACCTAATGCAATAGATTCAAAGCCCATTTTTGCAGAAGTGACGATGCTTCCGAGCACAACCACTACAGTAAATGATGAACAAGCGGCTGATATTATTCAACTCATTGAGACATTAGAAGACAATGATGATGTTCAAAATGTTTATCATAATCTTGAAATAACCAATTAG
- a CDS encoding YhcN/YlaJ family sporulation lipoprotein, with protein MKKVALCLSVITLMFTGVTGCGDVDNANVEGQNYGLQGRNQTGLQQGFTHDGTGMGAAHYGQDARSPRGAGTGQGRVITDTGAGYGGAFRGTGAAYDGRGGLMQGDAHFGGQQGMMTRDERYGTGAQARDGRARGFQAGQNRRGGFSRGITGNDRRGMVDDNGLLNGTMRGFNRTGNHVNRGTRDQMHGGTAIERNQPRGQQRGFGQGKEKGQQQAYYDSDDGRLASRIENRVEGLDEVRDCDVVVNDNNVIIGVEPEGNDGEQVEDRVRSFVEDMDENKQVHVVTERNGAEKIHDMENRLRDGEPFEEVGATFNAMLDDLGDAIQRPFERTR; from the coding sequence ATGAAAAAGGTTGCCTTATGTTTATCTGTTATCACTCTAATGTTTACAGGTGTGACAGGTTGCGGAGATGTAGACAATGCGAATGTAGAAGGACAAAATTATGGTTTGCAAGGACGAAATCAAACTGGCTTGCAACAAGGATTTACACATGATGGAACAGGTATGGGTGCTGCTCACTATGGTCAAGATGCCAGATCGCCTAGAGGTGCTGGAACAGGTCAGGGGCGTGTCATTACAGATACCGGAGCTGGTTATGGTGGAGCGTTTAGAGGAACAGGTGCTGCCTATGATGGACGTGGTGGCTTGATGCAAGGAGATGCTCATTTCGGTGGTCAACAAGGAATGATGACACGAGATGAACGTTATGGTACCGGTGCTCAGGCACGAGATGGTCGTGCAAGAGGATTTCAAGCGGGTCAAAACCGTCGAGGTGGATTTTCAAGAGGTATTACTGGAAATGACCGTCGTGGAATGGTAGACGATAATGGCCTTCTTAATGGCACAATGCGTGGTTTCAATAGAACAGGTAATCATGTAAACCGTGGTACACGTGATCAAATGCACGGTGGTACAGCAATTGAGCGTAACCAACCACGGGGCCAACAAAGAGGGTTTGGTCAAGGGAAAGAAAAAGGACAGCAACAAGCATACTACGACAGTGACGATGGTCGCTTAGCCAGTAGGATTGAAAATCGTGTAGAAGGTCTTGATGAGGTACGTGATTGTGATGTTGTTGTTAACGACAACAATGTAATTATTGGGGTTGAACCAGAAGGTAATGACGGTGAACAAGTGGAAGACCGTGTGCGTTCTTTTGTAGAAGATATGGATGAGAACAAACAAGTTCATGTCGTCACTGAACGTAATGGTGCAGAAAAGATCCATGATATGGAGAATCGCCTTCGAGATGGTGAACCATTTGAAGAAGTAGGCGCAACATTTAATGCCATGCTGGATGATTTAGGGGATGCCATTCAAAGACCATTCGAACGAACAAGATAA
- the safA gene encoding SafA/ExsA family spore coat assembly protein, producing MKIHIVQKGDTLWKLSKKYGVDFENLKSANQHLTNPDLIMPGMKINIPTAGITNPKNVPYQGEGAPMTKEQPIKKEMPQVQPIEEIPTKKEVKKKAPTPPPAVAPAPAPPPELKPTYQMQQAKMNVNIYKQPAAVPKVPMPPPAKKPKELPKKPKELPKKPISKPEPKVAPKEMVVPKPVKKLPEKKKPVAKPKMKPQPMPLPIQQPIYPISPVTEGCIPLSTLCGCQPYGMWPHQPMSMPAMHQPMYMMPYYPQQQAPLMPSQQMMYRGEEREDLVEDEYTTAEYGDLTEVHKQQFDTHKSTHYYNYNPHDPFYRMMPWTYPVSTPAQHVNDAAVEEDEDN from the coding sequence GTGAAAATACACATTGTTCAAAAAGGAGATACATTGTGGAAATTATCAAAAAAATACGGAGTTGATTTTGAAAACCTTAAATCGGCAAACCAGCATTTGACGAATCCAGATTTAATTATGCCTGGTATGAAAATAAATATTCCTACTGCGGGTATAACAAATCCAAAAAATGTGCCTTATCAAGGTGAAGGTGCACCAATGACAAAAGAGCAGCCAATAAAAAAAGAAATGCCCCAAGTACAGCCAATTGAAGAAATCCCAACTAAAAAAGAAGTGAAAAAAAAGGCTCCTACGCCGCCACCAGCAGTAGCACCTGCACCAGCTCCACCGCCTGAGCTAAAGCCAACTTATCAGATGCAGCAAGCAAAGATGAATGTGAATATTTATAAACAGCCGGCAGCTGTACCGAAAGTACCAATGCCACCTCCGGCCAAAAAGCCGAAAGAATTACCAAAAAAACCAAAAGAATTACCTAAAAAGCCGATTTCTAAGCCAGAACCTAAAGTAGCTCCGAAAGAAATGGTCGTACCTAAACCAGTGAAAAAATTGCCAGAAAAAAAGAAGCCTGTAGCAAAACCTAAAATGAAGCCTCAACCTATGCCATTGCCTATACAGCAGCCTATCTACCCGATTAGCCCTGTAACAGAGGGCTGTATACCATTGTCAACTTTATGTGGATGTCAACCATACGGTATGTGGCCACATCAACCTATGTCGATGCCTGCCATGCACCAGCCAATGTACATGATGCCTTATTATCCACAACAACAAGCACCATTAATGCCATCTCAACAGATGATGTACAGAGGCGAAGAAAGAGAAGATTTAGTTGAAGATGAGTATACAACAGCTGAATATGGAGATCTTACAGAAGTCCACAAACAACAATTTGATACTCATAAATCAACTCATTACTATAACTATAATCCACATGATCCATTTTACAGAATGATGCCTTGGACTTATCCAGTTTCAACTCCAGCACAACATGTGAATGACGCTGCCGTAGAAGAGGATGAAGATAACTAA
- the pheA gene encoding prephenate dehydratase — MSVEKVGYLGPMGSFTEAAAERLIPHGERIPFRSIPDTMDAVKEGVVDQAVVPLENAIEGSVNITLDYFIHQQRLTMAAEIVAPIEQHLLVEPSRESTWESVDIVYSHPQAIAQCHQFIRKFLPHAEIAYENSTAAAAQYIHEHPEENAAAIANIVAASSYGLSIAQKKINDYDNNRTRFILLKNNNSLYANELISSNTQYKTTLMISLASDFSGALHQVLAAFAWRKINLSKIESRPTKTGLGNYYFIIDVAMQQDQILIPGVCEELRALGCEVEVLGSYPCFTLEELNGFESKVMAEK; from the coding sequence ATTAGCGTGGAAAAAGTCGGTTATTTAGGGCCCATGGGGTCGTTTACTGAAGCTGCGGCAGAAAGACTTATACCTCATGGGGAGCGGATTCCGTTTCGGTCTATTCCAGATACGATGGACGCAGTAAAAGAAGGTGTGGTAGATCAAGCTGTTGTCCCATTGGAGAATGCTATTGAGGGATCTGTTAACATTACATTAGATTATTTTATTCATCAACAGCGTCTGACGATGGCAGCTGAAATTGTGGCACCAATAGAACAACATTTGCTCGTGGAGCCTTCAAGGGAATCTACGTGGGAATCAGTAGATATCGTTTACTCCCATCCGCAGGCGATTGCGCAATGTCATCAGTTTATAAGAAAATTTTTGCCTCATGCAGAGATTGCATATGAAAACTCTACAGCTGCGGCAGCGCAGTATATTCATGAGCACCCAGAGGAGAATGCTGCTGCAATTGCTAATATTGTTGCAGCCAGTTCTTATGGCTTAAGCATCGCGCAAAAGAAGATTAACGATTATGATAACAATCGAACACGGTTTATTCTTCTTAAAAATAATAATAGCCTTTATGCTAACGAATTAATATCTTCAAACACTCAATATAAAACAACGCTGATGATCAGTTTGGCTTCCGACTTTTCTGGGGCTTTACATCAAGTACTAGCTGCATTTGCTTGGCGAAAAATTAATTTATCAAAAATTGAATCTCGGCCGACAAAAACGGGTTTGGGTAATTATTACTTTATTATTGATGTGGCTATGCAGCAAGATCAGATTTTAATTCCAGGTGTATGTGAAGAATTAAGAGCACTGGGATGTGAAGTAGAAGTATTAGGAAGCTATCCGTGCTTTACTTTGGAAGAACTTAACGGGTTTGAATCTAAGGTTATGGCAGAAAAATAA
- a CDS encoding ACT domain-containing protein, whose translation MEKKSEQFYLVREDMLPEAMLKTVEAKKLLENGKQAKINEVVKQVNLSRSAFYKYKDGIFPFHTMVKEKIITLSVHLEDQSGALSQLLSTVAGSGANVLTINQTIPLQGRATITLTIETAAMDIEITVLLNKLEEIEPVVKVEVIGSGA comes from the coding sequence GTGGAAAAGAAGTCAGAGCAATTTTATCTTGTGCGGGAAGATATGCTCCCTGAGGCAATGTTAAAGACAGTTGAAGCAAAGAAGCTTCTCGAGAATGGTAAGCAAGCTAAGATAAATGAAGTAGTTAAACAAGTGAATTTGAGCAGAAGTGCTTTTTACAAATATAAAGATGGCATTTTTCCTTTTCATACGATGGTTAAGGAAAAGATTATTACATTATCAGTCCATTTAGAGGACCAGTCTGGTGCCCTTTCACAGTTGTTGTCAACAGTAGCTGGATCGGGGGCAAATGTTTTAACGATCAATCAAACAATACCACTTCAAGGACGGGCAACAATTACCTTAACAATTGAAACGGCAGCGATGGATATTGAAATCACAGTGTTATTAAATAAATTAGAAGAAATAGAGCCAGTTGTTAAGGTTGAAGTCATCGGGTCTGGTGCGTAG
- the obgE gene encoding GTPase ObgE, translated as MFVDKVKIYVKAGDGGNGVVAYRREKYVPNGGPAGGDGGKGADVVFEVEEGLRTLMDFRYKRHFKADRGENGRPKNQHGKSRDALVVKVPPGTTVSDEHTGQIVADLTEHGQRAIIVRGGRGGRGNSRFATPSNPAPEIAENGEPGQEQDLVLELKLLADAGLVGFPSVGKSTLLSVVSAAKPKIADYHFTTLAPNLGVVETDDQRSFVLADLPGLIEGAHAGVGLGHQFLKHIERTRVIVHVIDMSGTEGRDPYEDYLTINDELKQYNLRLTERPQIIAANKMDLPTSKENLEAFTEKVGNEATIFPMSAVTKQGLAGLLRAVADMIETTPEFPLYEEEEIDQRVVYKYTKKDDPFSIVKDDDGGFTIEGHEIETVFKMTDFNRHDSVQRFSRKMRHMGIDQALRDLGAEDGDTVRILNYEFEFIE; from the coding sequence ATGTTTGTAGATAAGGTGAAAATATATGTTAAAGCAGGCGATGGTGGAAATGGTGTAGTCGCTTATCGACGTGAAAAATATGTACCTAATGGTGGTCCCGCAGGGGGAGATGGCGGTAAAGGTGCCGATGTAGTTTTTGAAGTTGAAGAAGGTTTGAGAACATTAATGGATTTCCGATATAAGCGACATTTTAAAGCTGATAGAGGCGAAAATGGTCGCCCTAAAAATCAACATGGAAAAAGCAGGGATGCATTAGTAGTAAAGGTTCCACCAGGAACAACTGTGTCTGATGAACATACTGGTCAAATCGTAGCAGATTTAACCGAACATGGGCAAAGAGCCATTATTGTCCGAGGTGGACGTGGTGGAAGAGGTAATTCTCGATTTGCTACACCATCTAATCCTGCTCCTGAAATTGCTGAAAATGGCGAACCGGGTCAGGAACAAGATCTCGTTCTTGAATTAAAATTATTGGCTGATGCTGGATTGGTAGGGTTTCCTAGTGTTGGGAAATCCACCTTACTTTCTGTCGTATCAGCTGCTAAACCAAAAATTGCTGATTATCATTTTACCACCTTGGCTCCGAACCTTGGTGTCGTAGAGACGGATGATCAACGAAGTTTTGTACTAGCGGATTTGCCGGGATTAATTGAAGGTGCACATGCTGGAGTTGGATTAGGTCATCAATTCCTAAAACATATCGAACGCACAAGAGTCATCGTCCATGTGATTGATATGAGTGGTACCGAAGGGAGAGATCCTTACGAAGATTATTTGACAATTAATGATGAATTAAAGCAGTATAATTTGCGGCTTACAGAGCGGCCTCAGATAATCGCTGCAAATAAAATGGACTTACCTACTTCAAAGGAGAATTTAGAAGCTTTCACTGAAAAAGTTGGAAATGAAGCTACAATATTTCCGATGTCAGCTGTAACTAAACAAGGCCTTGCTGGCCTCTTGAGAGCAGTGGCAGATATGATTGAAACAACACCCGAATTTCCACTTTATGAAGAAGAAGAAATTGATCAACGTGTCGTTTATAAATATACGAAAAAAGACGATCCTTTCTCAATAGTAAAAGATGATGATGGTGGCTTTACAATAGAGGGACATGAGATAGAGACAGTATTTAAAATGACAGACTTTAACCGGCATGATTCTGTCCAGAGATTCTCTAGAAAAATGCGACATATGGGGATTGATCAGGCTCTTAGAGATTTAGGGGCAGAAGATGGAGATACTGTTCGTATTTTAAATTATGAATTTGAGTTTATTGAATAA
- a CDS encoding Spo0B C-terminal domain-containing protein: MEQKDVVNVLRHYRHDVLNHIQLINGYIAMGKMEKAHSLIDDLVRQAKNESHVSNLNMNRFAEEILTFNWYPHAFFLSFEVVSSSNDWSKWEEVIVSFFKAMMALFDTYAVTGEDQQVFVMINDINGKGLEIDFHGTLSTDGKWHEDIRKIKVTYAHNLTQFEWNESECYVKFNVE; this comes from the coding sequence ATGGAACAAAAAGACGTTGTAAATGTTTTACGTCACTACCGTCACGATGTACTTAATCATATCCAGCTTATAAATGGTTATATCGCAATGGGGAAAATGGAGAAAGCTCATAGTTTAATTGATGATCTAGTTCGCCAAGCTAAAAATGAAAGTCATGTATCAAATTTAAATATGAATCGATTTGCTGAAGAAATATTGACATTTAATTGGTATCCTCATGCTTTCTTTTTAAGTTTTGAAGTTGTCTCTTCATCAAATGATTGGTCGAAGTGGGAAGAGGTTATTGTCTCATTTTTTAAAGCTATGATGGCATTGTTTGATACTTATGCGGTAACTGGAGAGGATCAACAAGTTTTCGTGATGATAAACGATATCAATGGTAAAGGTTTAGAGATAGACTTTCATGGAACGCTGTCCACGGATGGGAAATGGCACGAAGATATTAGGAAAATAAAGGTGACATATGCACACAATTTAACTCAATTTGAATGGAATGAATCTGAATGCTATGTGAAGTTTAATGTAGAATAA